A window of the Miscanthus floridulus cultivar M001 chromosome 14, ASM1932011v1, whole genome shotgun sequence genome harbors these coding sequences:
- the LOC136503981 gene encoding protein STRICTOSIDINE SYNTHASE-LIKE 10-like encodes MSRLVFCLVLCLLCAVATAAATIHVPKQSDSSAVAFDFVPLPDGVTGAESLAFDRRGQGPYAGVSDGRVLKWGGSARGWTTFAYSTNYAHNPSCKASPARPGDAEDVCGRPLGLQFNVRTGDLYIADAYHGLLKVGPAGGEAKVLAAKADGGAFTFVNGVDVDQSTGDVYFTDSSMSYTRRHNTQILLNRDSSGRLMKYDARAKRVIVLKDALPYPNGVAVSADRTHVVVAHTGPCQLFRYWLKGPKAGTYELFADLPGYPDNIRRDTRGGYWVALNREKIDGEAAAAGKHIVGVRLDSKGVQRDEMMAEDKSVTLSDVSEKDGKLWLGSVELDYVGLVDQRSLD; translated from the coding sequence ATGTCGCGCCTCGTCTtctgcctcgtcctctgcctgcTTTGCGCCGTTGCTACGGCGGCCGCGACCATCCACGTCCCGAAGCAGTCTGACTCTAGCGCGGTCGCCTTCGACTTCGTCCCTTTGCCGGACGGCGTCACCGGCGCCGAGAGCCTGGCCTTTGACCGCAGAGGCCAGGGTCCCTACGCCGGCGTCTCAGACGGCCGCGTGCTCAAGTGGGGCGGCAGCGCGCGTGGCTGGACGACCTTCGCGTACAGCACCAACTATGCCCACAACCCATCCTGCAAAGCTTCCCCGGCGCGTCCCGGCGACGCCGAGGACGTCTGCGGCCGCCCCCTAGGGCTCCAGTTCAACGTCAGGACCGGCGACCTGTACATCGCCGACGCCTACCACGGGCTCCTGAAGGTTGGTCCCGCGGGTGGCGAGGCCAAGGTGCTGGCAGCCAAGGCCGACGGTGGCGCGTTCACCTTCGTCAACGGCGTCGACGTCGACCAGTCCACCGGCGATGTGTACTTCACAGATAGCAGCATGTCGTACACGCGTCGGCATAACACCCAGATCTTGCTAAACCGTGACTCCTCCGGCCGGCTGATGAAGTATGACGCACGGGCCAAGCGTGTTATAGTGCTCAAGGATGCTCTGCCCTATCCCAACGGCGTCGCGGTGAGTGCCGACCGGACACACGTCGTGGTGGCGCACACAGGGCCGTGCCAGCTGTTCAGGTACTGGCTGAAAGGGCCTAAGGCTGGCACCTACGAGCTCTTTGCTGACTTGCCTGGGTACCCGGACAACATTAGGCGTGATACCAGAGGAGGTTACTGGGTCGCGCTGAACCGGGAGAAGATTGACGGTGAGGCTGCAGCGGCCGGCAAACACATCGTCGGTGTACGCCTAGATTCAAAGGGCGTGCAGCGTGACGAGATGATGGCGGAGGACAAGAGTGTCACACTCTCCGATGTCTCAGAGAAAGATGGAAAGCTCTGGTTGGGCTCAGTCGAGCTCGACTACGTCGGATTGGTTGACCAGAGGTCATTAGATTAG